One Sphingomonas limnosediminicola DNA segment encodes these proteins:
- a CDS encoding PilZ domain-containing protein: MADSVKSTTDGQPERRRANRAALNLSATLREGSRSKVQARLMDISTHGCRVECTTPVSDDSCVWLNIAGLEAQYCRVVWHCQEFVGLEFEKPLAQGVLDRLLSNNQQLTEKAIKDLRGIAARSHWLARQAGDQDIHILAEMSREAAVDAVLEGFRLTKSRS, encoded by the coding sequence ATGGCTGATTCCGTGAAATCGACGACCGATGGCCAGCCCGAGCGCCGGCGCGCGAATCGCGCCGCGCTCAACCTTTCCGCGACGTTGCGCGAAGGCAGCCGTAGCAAGGTGCAGGCGCGCCTGATGGACATCTCCACCCATGGCTGCCGCGTCGAATGCACGACGCCGGTCAGCGACGACAGCTGCGTGTGGCTCAACATTGCCGGTCTCGAGGCGCAATATTGCCGTGTCGTCTGGCACTGCCAGGAATTCGTCGGCCTCGAGTTCGAAAAGCCGCTCGCCCAGGGTGTGCTCGATCGATTGCTGAGCAACAATCAGCAGCTGACTGAAAAGGCGATCAAGGATTTGCGCGGAATCGCCGCGCGGTCGCACTGGCTTGCGAGGCAGGCCGGCGACCAGGACATCCACATCCTCGCGGAAATGTCGCGCGAAGCCGCCGTGGACGCCGTTCTCGAAGGCTTCCGGCTTACAAAATCCCGCAGCTGA
- a CDS encoding YaiI/YqxD family protein, translated as MTDDRATGVRIFVDANACPVKEEIYRVALRRDVPVRVVSNARIRVPEHPLIERVLVSDAFDAADDWIAERADAQKIVVTGDILLADRCLKAGATVLGHNGKPFTAASIGGALATRAIMADLRAGGDIVGGPAPFAKADRSRFLQALDEAVTRLARKGT; from the coding sequence GTGACCGACGACCGCGCGACGGGGGTCAGGATATTCGTCGACGCCAACGCTTGCCCGGTGAAGGAGGAGATATATCGCGTCGCGCTCCGGCGCGACGTACCGGTGCGCGTCGTAAGCAATGCCCGCATTCGCGTGCCGGAGCACCCGCTGATCGAACGCGTGCTGGTATCCGACGCCTTCGATGCCGCCGACGACTGGATTGCCGAAAGGGCCGATGCGCAGAAGATCGTCGTGACCGGCGACATCCTGCTTGCCGATCGCTGCCTGAAGGCCGGGGCGACGGTGCTCGGCCACAATGGCAAGCCGTTCACCGCGGCGAGCATTGGCGGCGCGCTCGCGACACGGGCTATCATGGCGGACCTGCGCGCCGGTGGAGACATCGTCGGCGGTCCTGCACCCTTCGCCAAGGCCGACCGCTCGCGCTTCCTCCAGGCGCTGGACGAAGCGGTGACGCGGCTCGCACGGAAGGGAACGTAA
- a CDS encoding peroxiredoxin, producing MRKLLLGLAAASIAVSPASAALKTGAMAPDFTTTGAVGGKEFKLHLAEQLKKGPVVLYFFPKAFTSGCTAEAHAFSEAIGDFKKAHAQVIGMSADNIATLKDFSVKECRSAFPVATATPETQKAYDVAWAAHPGITTRTSYVIDRKGKVVMVHDDLDFSKHVAKTLAAVKALK from the coding sequence ATGCGCAAGCTTCTGCTCGGCCTTGCCGCTGCGAGCATCGCCGTCAGCCCCGCCAGCGCCGCGCTCAAGACTGGCGCTATGGCCCCGGACTTCACCACTACCGGCGCTGTCGGCGGCAAGGAGTTCAAGCTCCACCTCGCCGAGCAGCTGAAAAAGGGGCCGGTCGTGCTGTACTTCTTCCCCAAGGCGTTCACGAGCGGCTGTACGGCGGAAGCGCACGCGTTCAGCGAGGCGATCGGCGACTTCAAGAAAGCGCATGCGCAGGTGATCGGCATGTCCGCCGATAATATCGCGACGCTCAAAGACTTCTCGGTCAAGGAATGCCGCAGCGCCTTCCCGGTCGCGACCGCGACGCCGGAAACGCAGAAGGCCTATGACGTCGCGTGGGCTGCACATCCGGGGATCACCACGCGCACGTCCTACGTCATAGACCGCAAGGGGAAAGTCGTGATGGTCCATGACGACCTCGACTTCAGCAAGCATGTCGCCAAGACCCTCGCCGCGGTCAAAGCACTGAAATAG
- a CDS encoding PspC domain-containing protein translates to MNGRFVINRAEAKVMGVAAGIADYSGVDPTIVRVSLIALTLLTGPIMILFYVLTGLLAPRQ, encoded by the coding sequence ATGAATGGACGTTTCGTCATCAATCGGGCCGAGGCCAAGGTAATGGGCGTGGCTGCGGGGATCGCCGACTACAGCGGCGTTGATCCGACGATCGTGCGGGTGAGCCTCATTGCGCTGACCCTGCTGACCGGCCCGATCATGATCCTCTTCTATGTACTGACGGGGCTGCTGGCGCCGCGCCAATAG
- a CDS encoding tetratricopeptide repeat-containing sulfotransferase family protein, whose product MQKDQQLSEAISAFQRGDLGEARELAKRQLEKAGASAQAQHLLGLIDCRSGHLQSGIEWLRRASEGQPENVAYRVMLVRALTDDGRGDEALEAALTPAGTTPAELALWHARAEAADAAKRPEISAESWLALCAAKQGDWRAWANLGDALARLERWPEAVQALRNGLSLNRSERTLQRKYATALAHAGRHEEAADEFRRLVDTGPEDIEIRLTLARLLADLGHNEDAMAQLDMAARIAVGDEGAGERDTNLIQIALPTHELGAPIGEAEVQAVRELALLLERTNRMEALRNLLDDVEKLDLPRERLGYPAAAISLRDGNAAEAKRMLELESSDSDPVRWNRLMAKIHDSLGDYAAAFASADLMNRSVLDFDGWRARGLDYRTRLRGLEQSMTPEWAAELHPLSPSERRSPAFLVGFPRSGTTLLDTFLMGHPDTEVLEEFHMLGAAETVLGHVAELPSRSAAQLEEARRAYFAELDRHADPNFPGLIVDKLPLNMLGLPVIYSLFPDARLIFAQRHPCDAVLSGFMQSFTLNDAMACFLDIADAADLYDVAMGVFTRTREALPLATHTLVYEKLVADPETTMKPLIEFLGLDWRPELLDHRSTAKSRGAIITPSYDQVIQPLSKAPSGRWRRYEEQLAPALPQLLPWAERLGY is encoded by the coding sequence GTGCAAAAGGATCAGCAGCTTTCCGAAGCAATTTCCGCGTTCCAGCGCGGTGACCTTGGCGAGGCGCGCGAACTGGCGAAGCGGCAGCTCGAGAAGGCCGGAGCGTCAGCGCAAGCCCAACATCTGCTCGGCCTGATCGATTGCCGTTCGGGCCATCTTCAAAGCGGCATTGAGTGGCTTCGTCGAGCGAGTGAGGGGCAGCCGGAGAATGTCGCGTATCGCGTCATGCTCGTCCGCGCGCTTACGGACGATGGCCGAGGCGACGAGGCGCTGGAGGCGGCTCTGACCCCGGCGGGAACGACGCCGGCCGAACTCGCGCTTTGGCACGCGAGAGCCGAAGCCGCCGATGCTGCGAAAAGGCCCGAGATTTCGGCGGAATCCTGGCTCGCATTGTGCGCGGCGAAGCAAGGTGACTGGCGCGCCTGGGCGAATCTCGGCGACGCGCTGGCTCGGCTTGAACGTTGGCCGGAAGCCGTGCAGGCCCTGCGCAACGGTTTGAGCCTGAATCGAAGTGAGCGAACGTTGCAGCGCAAATATGCGACGGCGCTCGCGCATGCGGGGCGGCACGAGGAGGCTGCCGATGAATTTCGTCGGCTGGTTGATACCGGTCCCGAAGACATCGAAATCCGTCTCACTCTCGCGCGGCTGCTGGCCGACCTCGGTCACAATGAGGACGCGATGGCGCAGCTCGACATGGCGGCACGCATTGCCGTTGGCGACGAAGGTGCGGGCGAGCGCGACACGAATTTGATTCAGATCGCGTTGCCCACTCACGAGCTCGGTGCACCGATCGGCGAGGCGGAAGTCCAAGCGGTCCGTGAGCTCGCTCTCCTGCTCGAGCGGACGAACCGGATGGAGGCCTTGCGCAATCTTCTCGACGACGTGGAGAAGTTGGACCTTCCGCGCGAACGCCTTGGATACCCGGCCGCCGCGATCTCCCTTCGCGATGGCAATGCGGCCGAAGCGAAGCGTATGCTAGAGCTCGAGAGTTCAGACTCCGATCCAGTGCGCTGGAATCGCCTGATGGCGAAGATCCATGATTCGCTGGGCGATTACGCTGCCGCCTTCGCCTCGGCTGACCTGATGAATCGCTCGGTTCTGGACTTCGACGGATGGCGGGCGCGCGGCCTCGACTATCGCACGCGACTGCGCGGGCTGGAGCAGAGCATGACGCCGGAGTGGGCGGCCGAACTGCATCCGCTGTCCCCCAGTGAGCGCCGATCCCCAGCCTTTCTCGTCGGCTTTCCGCGTTCGGGGACGACATTGCTCGACACCTTCCTTATGGGCCACCCCGACACCGAGGTCCTGGAGGAGTTCCATATGCTCGGTGCGGCGGAGACGGTGCTCGGCCACGTCGCCGAGTTGCCGTCGCGTTCAGCCGCGCAGCTCGAAGAGGCGCGCCGAGCCTACTTCGCGGAACTCGATCGCCATGCCGACCCGAACTTCCCCGGCCTCATCGTCGACAAGCTGCCGCTCAACATGCTCGGCCTTCCAGTCATCTACAGCTTGTTTCCCGACGCTCGCCTGATCTTCGCGCAGCGGCATCCTTGCGACGCGGTGCTGAGCGGGTTCATGCAGAGCTTCACGCTCAACGATGCCATGGCCTGCTTCCTCGACATCGCCGACGCGGCCGACCTCTATGACGTGGCGATGGGGGTTTTCACGAGGACGCGCGAGGCTCTGCCGTTGGCGACGCACACGTTGGTATACGAGAAGCTTGTCGCCGATCCCGAAACCACAATGAAGCCGCTGATCGAATTCCTCGGTCTCGATTGGCGTCCCGAGCTTCTCGACCACCGCTCGACCGCCAAGTCCCGCGGCGCGATCATCACGCCGAGCTACGATCAGGTGATCCAGCCGCTCAGCAAGGCGCCGAGCGGGCGCTGGCGCCGTTACGAGGAGCAGCTTGCACCGGCACTTCCGCAACTGCTGCCCTGGGCGGAGCGTCTCGGTTACTGA
- a CDS encoding DUF1810 domain-containing protein, whose product MTDPYNLQRFIDAQEGIFATALAELKAGSKRSHWMWFVFPQIAGLGMSPTSRLYAIASLDEAQAYLNHPRLGARLIECVEAVLPWAASRNAEEIFGHIDAAKFRSSLTLFEQTGEGGQFAAALDLFFDGKRDNRTLALLNAAR is encoded by the coding sequence GTGACCGATCCTTACAATCTTCAGCGCTTCATCGACGCCCAGGAAGGCATTTTCGCTACCGCGCTTGCAGAGCTGAAGGCCGGTTCGAAGCGAAGCCACTGGATGTGGTTCGTCTTCCCCCAAATCGCCGGCCTGGGAATGAGTCCAACCTCCCGCCTCTATGCCATCGCCTCGCTCGACGAAGCGCAAGCGTACCTCAATCATCCGCGCCTGGGCGCTCGCCTGATCGAGTGCGTCGAAGCCGTCCTACCATGGGCGGCCAGCCGGAACGCGGAAGAGATCTTCGGCCATATCGACGCCGCGAAGTTTCGCTCCAGCCTTACTCTATTCGAGCAGACCGGCGAAGGCGGACAGTTCGCCGCCGCGCTCGACCTTTTCTTCGATGGCAAGCGCGACAACCGCACCCTCGCGCTTTTGAATGCCGCGCGGTAA
- a CDS encoding gamma-glutamylcyclotransferase family protein translates to MRTVTAEEANIALFSYGTLQQPEVQIANYGRLLRGEPDRLAGYLLARITITDPNVVALSGKSAHQIARFTGNATDLIDGMVLMLMPSELAATDAYETDDYRRVELTLQSGRTAFVYVEANPA, encoded by the coding sequence GTGAGAACCGTGACGGCAGAGGAAGCAAATATTGCCTTATTCTCCTACGGCACCTTGCAGCAGCCCGAAGTGCAGATTGCAAACTACGGCCGACTGCTCCGGGGGGAGCCGGACCGGCTCGCGGGCTACTTGCTAGCCCGCATCACGATAACCGACCCGAACGTCGTCGCACTCAGCGGGAAGTCGGCGCACCAGATCGCGCGCTTCACTGGCAACGCGACGGATTTGATCGACGGTATGGTGCTTATGCTGATGCCGTCCGAGCTCGCCGCGACCGACGCATATGAGACGGACGATTATCGCCGCGTCGAATTGACCCTTCAAAGCGGGCGGACGGCCTTCGTCTATGTCGAGGCCAACCCCGCATAA
- a CDS encoding DUF1993 domain-containing protein: MNLTALLVPTYRNMLQTLRGLLDRAEAQLGEERAEALLSARLAPDMYPLATQIRFAIVQAFEAPRRLRDEPDRPEIQELLEEGREGGEHPGTLAQARARLDQALAFLDSLGDGALDRAGGSDPMTLDLPMGLTFDLTRDQFARDWALGQFYFHVMAAYAILRKEGVEIGKADYVPHMFAYLRAGEAA, from the coding sequence ATGAACCTCACCGCGCTGCTCGTCCCCACCTACCGGAACATGCTGCAGACCCTCAGGGGCCTGCTCGACAGGGCTGAGGCGCAGTTGGGCGAGGAACGGGCCGAGGCCTTGCTCTCCGCTCGCCTTGCTCCGGACATGTATCCGCTCGCGACGCAGATCCGCTTCGCGATCGTTCAGGCTTTTGAAGCCCCGCGACGCCTGCGCGATGAGCCCGACCGCCCTGAGATTCAGGAGTTGCTTGAGGAAGGCCGCGAGGGTGGCGAGCATCCGGGAACGCTTGCCCAGGCGCGGGCGCGTCTCGACCAAGCGCTCGCCTTTCTCGACAGCCTCGGTGACGGCGCGCTCGATCGCGCCGGGGGCAGCGATCCGATGACGCTCGATCTGCCGATGGGCCTGACCTTTGACCTTACGCGCGACCAATTTGCCCGCGACTGGGCGCTCGGCCAGTTCTATTTTCACGTGATGGCCGCCTACGCGATCCTCCGCAAAGAGGGCGTTGAGATCGGCAAGGCCGATTATGTCCCGCACATGTTCGCATATCTGCGCGCTGGCGAGGCGGCATGA
- a CDS encoding EF-hand domain-containing protein: MLKSYIFAAAAFAVPAAPAAAQAQGAAPQTIKKADLIARADAAFAADDTNKDGSLNAAEIQAEQSKELEQVRAQLAARIKAAFTQLDTNKDGQLSLQEFSASVPAIKINETPQQVLQKLDTNKDGKISAAEFRAPRVAAFDRADANKDGVVTMEEAQRAAAAQRK, from the coding sequence GTGCTCAAGAGCTACATCTTCGCAGCGGCAGCCTTTGCCGTTCCGGCAGCGCCAGCGGCCGCCCAGGCGCAGGGTGCCGCGCCGCAGACAATCAAGAAGGCTGACCTGATCGCTAGGGCGGACGCGGCTTTCGCTGCCGACGACACGAACAAGGACGGCTCGCTGAATGCCGCCGAGATCCAGGCCGAGCAGAGCAAGGAACTGGAGCAGGTCCGCGCCCAGCTGGCGGCGCGCATCAAGGCCGCCTTCACGCAGCTGGACACGAACAAGGATGGGCAACTCAGCCTGCAGGAATTTTCGGCCAGCGTTCCGGCCATCAAGATCAACGAGACTCCGCAGCAGGTGCTTCAGAAGCTCGACACCAACAAGGACGGCAAGATCAGCGCCGCTGAATTCCGCGCGCCGCGCGTTGCCGCGTTCGACCGCGCCGATGCTAACAAGGATGGCGTGGTGACCATGGAGGAAGCGCAGCGCGCCGCAGCGGCCCAGCGCAAGTAA
- a CDS encoding YciI-like protein, with amino-acid sequence MKHFLLFYDYVPDVFERRPQFRGAHLKHAWAAQQRGEIIVAGALADPVDCALLMFAREDKSVAEDFAPADPYVTGGLVASWHVREWTTVVGESALTPVRPDEA; translated from the coding sequence ATGAAGCATTTTCTCCTCTTCTACGACTACGTCCCCGACGTCTTTGAACGCCGCCCGCAGTTCCGCGGCGCGCACCTGAAGCACGCTTGGGCCGCCCAACAACGGGGCGAGATCATCGTCGCCGGAGCCCTCGCCGACCCGGTCGACTGCGCCCTCCTGATGTTCGCGCGCGAGGACAAGTCGGTCGCCGAAGACTTCGCCCCCGCCGACCCCTACGTAACGGGCGGGCTTGTGGCGAGCTGGCACGTTCGTGAATGGACTACGGTTGTCGGCGAAAGTGCGTTAACGCCGGTGCGGCCCGACGAGGCCTGA
- a CDS encoding tetratricopeptide repeat-containing sulfotransferase family protein, translated as MQPRLAEAVTAFQQGRLDRARELANLELKQNPDSAKTHHLLGLIECRAGRLTEGAEWLRRAVDAEPANVAFRVMLVRALIDSGKVDQALSVAAPPSGIDQSTLPLWHARAEAADSAGRREVAASAWRCVCALQPSDWRVWINLGRDLLALNRLDEAEEAYSRAVSLAPRNPDVIRQLGLVFERANKNAQLGELLDNAIASGVPRERLADILAVRELRSGRRSEAGKLLSAADPKEDPVRWHRLAARIADDQGDATQAFAAASAMNQALAHRDSWVARAAEYRSNLSRSTQSITPQWAETLPQFPSETRPLAFIVGFPRSGTTLLDTFLMGHPDIVVLEEKGLIAAAADEVGPPESLDSADPNALRHARENYLARLDDLTGRASCLVIDKAPLNMLHAPVIHLFFGGAPIMFVRRHPCDTVLSCFMQSFTPNLSTANFLDVRDAADFYDLTMRFWEACRSVLPLNVHTISYEELVADPERQLRAAVDFLNLPWDDRLLDHRQTAADRGPVANTSYEQIVQPLNASAVGRWRRYETQLEPVLPLLLEWASRLGYPT; from the coding sequence ATGCAGCCGCGTCTTGCAGAAGCAGTTACGGCCTTCCAGCAGGGCCGCCTCGACCGGGCGCGCGAGCTTGCGAATCTCGAGCTGAAGCAAAATCCGGATTCAGCGAAGACGCATCATCTTCTTGGGCTTATCGAATGCCGGGCGGGGCGCTTGACCGAAGGCGCTGAGTGGCTTCGCCGAGCGGTGGATGCTGAGCCTGCCAACGTTGCGTTCCGGGTCATGCTCGTCCGCGCGCTGATCGACAGCGGGAAAGTGGATCAAGCCCTGAGCGTCGCTGCACCGCCGAGCGGCATCGACCAATCGACATTGCCACTTTGGCACGCACGGGCAGAAGCTGCCGACAGCGCGGGAAGGCGGGAAGTCGCCGCCTCGGCCTGGAGATGTGTGTGCGCGTTGCAACCTTCCGACTGGCGGGTCTGGATCAATCTTGGCCGTGATCTGCTTGCGCTCAACCGTCTAGATGAGGCCGAGGAGGCCTACAGCCGCGCGGTCTCGCTTGCTCCGCGCAACCCAGACGTAATCCGGCAACTCGGTCTCGTTTTCGAACGAGCGAACAAGAACGCCCAACTCGGCGAATTGCTGGACAACGCGATTGCGTCGGGCGTCCCTCGCGAACGGCTAGCGGATATCCTGGCCGTCCGTGAGCTACGGAGCGGCAGGCGTTCGGAAGCGGGCAAGCTTCTGAGCGCCGCCGATCCGAAAGAAGATCCTGTGCGGTGGCATCGCTTGGCTGCGCGTATCGCCGATGATCAAGGCGATGCAACGCAGGCTTTCGCCGCTGCCTCCGCCATGAACCAGGCCTTGGCTCATCGCGATTCATGGGTTGCGAGGGCGGCGGAATACCGATCGAACCTTTCTCGCAGTACGCAGTCGATCACGCCGCAGTGGGCAGAAACGTTGCCGCAATTTCCGTCAGAAACGCGGCCGCTGGCCTTTATCGTCGGCTTCCCCCGGTCGGGAACGACATTGCTCGACACGTTTTTGATGGGTCATCCCGACATCGTCGTGCTCGAGGAAAAGGGTCTCATCGCCGCCGCCGCCGATGAGGTGGGTCCGCCGGAGTCTCTCGATAGTGCCGATCCAAACGCTTTGCGGCATGCGCGTGAAAACTATCTGGCCCGGCTCGACGATTTGACAGGCCGAGCCAGTTGCCTCGTGATCGACAAGGCGCCGCTCAATATGCTCCACGCCCCAGTGATCCATCTATTCTTTGGTGGCGCGCCCATCATGTTCGTGCGGCGCCATCCCTGCGATACGGTGCTCAGCTGCTTCATGCAGAGTTTCACGCCAAATCTCTCGACGGCAAACTTCCTCGACGTTCGCGATGCTGCCGATTTCTATGACCTGACCATGCGTTTTTGGGAGGCATGCCGCAGCGTGCTGCCGCTCAATGTCCACACAATCAGCTACGAAGAGCTCGTCGCCGATCCCGAACGCCAGCTACGCGCAGCAGTCGACTTCCTGAACCTCCCGTGGGACGACAGATTACTTGATCATCGCCAAACCGCGGCGGACCGCGGCCCCGTTGCGAACACAAGCTATGAGCAGATCGTACAACCGCTAAATGCGTCTGCAGTCGGGCGCTGGCGCCGTTACGAGACCCAGCTTGAGCCCGTCTTGCCGCTATTGCTGGAGTGGGCGTCGCGGCTCGGTTACCCAACTTGA
- the thiC gene encoding phosphomethylpyrimidine synthase ThiC: MADVPARTELKVTTGPIRGSRKIHVGPLGVAMRAVDLEPSSGEAPVVLYDTSGPFTDPATRIDIMTGLPELRAQWIRARGDVEEVQQREVRPEDNGQLGPDRSGGVQPFPNVRKRVLRACPGANVTQMHYARRGIITPEMEYVAIRENLGREQALAEKRDGQSFGAAIPDLVTPEFVRDEIARGRAIIPNNINHPESEPMAIGRNFLVKINANIGNSAVASDVAAEVDKMVWAIRWGADTVMDLSTGRNIHDTREWIIRNSPVPIGTVPIYQALEKVGGIAEDLTWEVYRDTLIEQAEQGVDYFTIHAGVRLPYVPLTAKRVTGIVSRGGSIMAKWCLAHHRESFLYERFDEICEIMKAYDIAFSLGDGLRPGSTADANDEAQFAELYTLGELTKKAWDHDCQVMIEGPGHVPMHKIKENMDKQLESCGEAPFYTLGPLTTDVAPGYDHITSAIGAAMIGWFGTAMLCYVTPKEHLGLPDRDDVKVGVVTYKLAAHAADLAKGHPAARLHDDALSRARFEFRWRDQFNLSLDPETAEQYHDQTLPAEGAKTAHFCSMCGPKFCSMKITQEVREFARLQHEKAVSADADAGMAEMSQRYREGGMELYIGTNGREHD; encoded by the coding sequence ATGGCCGACGTCCCGGCACGCACCGAATTGAAAGTCACCACCGGCCCGATCCGCGGCAGCCGCAAGATCCACGTCGGCCCGCTCGGCGTCGCCATGCGCGCTGTTGATCTCGAGCCCTCATCGGGCGAGGCGCCCGTCGTCCTCTACGACACTAGCGGCCCCTTCACCGACCCCGCCACCCGCATCGACATCATGACCGGCCTGCCCGAGCTTCGCGCGCAATGGATCCGCGCCCGCGGCGACGTCGAGGAAGTGCAGCAGCGCGAGGTCCGGCCTGAGGATAACGGCCAGCTCGGCCCCGATCGCAGCGGCGGCGTCCAGCCCTTCCCCAACGTCCGCAAGCGCGTCCTCCGCGCCTGCCCCGGCGCCAACGTCACCCAGATGCACTACGCCCGGCGCGGCATCATCACGCCCGAGATGGAATATGTCGCCATCCGCGAGAACCTCGGCCGCGAACAGGCGCTGGCCGAGAAGCGCGACGGCCAGAGCTTCGGCGCCGCCATCCCCGACTTGGTCACCCCGGAGTTCGTCCGCGACGAGATCGCCCGCGGCCGCGCCATCATCCCCAACAACATCAACCATCCGGAATCCGAGCCGATGGCGATCGGCCGCAATTTCCTGGTCAAAATCAACGCCAATATCGGCAACAGCGCCGTCGCCTCCGACGTCGCGGCCGAGGTCGACAAGATGGTGTGGGCGATCCGCTGGGGCGCCGACACGGTCATGGACCTGTCGACCGGCCGCAACATCCACGACACGCGCGAATGGATCATCCGCAACTCGCCCGTGCCGATCGGCACCGTCCCCATCTACCAGGCGCTGGAAAAGGTCGGCGGCATCGCCGAGGACCTGACGTGGGAAGTCTATCGCGACACGCTCATCGAGCAGGCTGAGCAGGGCGTCGACTATTTCACCATCCACGCCGGCGTCCGCCTGCCCTACGTGCCCCTGACCGCCAAGCGCGTCACCGGCATCGTCAGCCGCGGTGGTTCGATCATGGCCAAATGGTGCCTCGCCCACCACCGCGAAAGTTTCCTCTACGAGCGCTTCGACGAGATCTGCGAGATCATGAAGGCCTACGACATCGCCTTCTCACTCGGCGACGGCCTGCGCCCCGGCAGCACTGCTGATGCCAATGACGAAGCCCAGTTCGCGGAGCTCTACACATTGGGCGAGCTGACCAAGAAGGCGTGGGATCACGACTGCCAGGTGATGATCGAGGGCCCCGGCCACGTGCCGATGCACAAGATCAAGGAGAATATGGACAAGCAGCTGGAAAGCTGCGGCGAGGCGCCCTTCTACACATTGGGGCCGCTGACCACCGACGTCGCCCCCGGCTACGACCACATCACCTCCGCGATCGGCGCGGCGATGATCGGCTGGTTCGGCACGGCGATGCTTTGCTACGTCACGCCCAAGGAGCATCTGGGCCTCCCAGACCGCGATGACGTGAAGGTCGGCGTCGTCACCTACAAGCTGGCGGCCCACGCGGCCGACCTCGCCAAGGGCCACCCCGCCGCCCGCCTCCACGACGACGCGCTGAGCCGCGCCCGTTTCGAGTTCCGCTGGCGCGACCAATTCAACCTCAGCCTCGACCCGGAAACCGCCGAGCAATATCACGACCAGACCCTGCCCGCTGAAGGTGCCAAGACCGCCCACTTCTGCAGCATGTGCGGCCCGAAGTTCTGCTCGATGAAGATCACGCAGGAGGTGCGGGAGTTCGCGCGGCTGCAGCACGAAAAGGCGGTCTCAGCCGATGCGGACGCGGGCATGGCCGAGATGTCCCAGCGTTACCGTGAAGGCGGGATGGAACTTTACATCGGCACGAACGGCCGCGAACACGATTGA
- a CDS encoding retroviral-like aspartic protease family protein, with protein sequence MPSRSRAMLLALGLMLSGPAHGDASAGEPPRIRKPQPAPDTKPEILPLPPAVFDNKLAIGGNDVKARQIDTRLDVEVRVNGRGPYRFVVDSGADTSAVGLRVAHDLELPLGTPAILNGMTSRDIVDRVKIAQLSMGPSTVDNLEVPALRETDLGGDGLVGIDALVHQRLMMDFEKRLIKVEDARIPVKYEPGEIVITAYKKRGQLILTQVQAAHFRLDAVIDTGSEISIGNTALRDKLIRKGKGKFYTVEAIGVTGVHVPMQIARIDELQLGPVTLKDVPIAFADVPPFKLFGLADQPALLIGTDLLATFRRVSLDFRARKVRFQLRQCASDGVAVNTAPVDMFMRISSNQMEVCQR encoded by the coding sequence ATGCCTTCGCGTAGCCGTGCCATGTTGCTTGCGCTTGGACTGATGCTGTCAGGCCCGGCGCATGGCGACGCGTCAGCCGGCGAGCCACCGCGAATCAGGAAGCCGCAGCCGGCGCCCGACACCAAGCCGGAGATCCTGCCCCTTCCGCCGGCCGTCTTCGACAACAAGCTCGCGATCGGCGGCAACGATGTGAAGGCGCGCCAGATCGACACCCGGCTGGATGTCGAGGTGCGGGTGAACGGACGCGGCCCCTACCGCTTCGTGGTCGACAGCGGCGCCGACACGTCCGCCGTTGGCCTGCGCGTCGCTCACGACCTGGAACTGCCCCTGGGCACGCCCGCCATCCTCAATGGCATGACCTCGCGCGACATCGTCGACCGGGTGAAGATCGCACAATTGTCGATGGGGCCGAGCACCGTCGACAACCTTGAAGTACCAGCCTTGCGGGAAACGGACCTTGGCGGGGACGGCCTCGTCGGCATCGACGCCCTCGTCCACCAGCGCCTCATGATGGATTTCGAAAAGCGCTTAATCAAGGTCGAGGATGCGCGGATCCCGGTCAAATACGAGCCGGGCGAAATCGTCATCACGGCTTACAAGAAGCGCGGTCAGCTTATCCTGACGCAAGTGCAGGCGGCCCACTTCCGGCTCGACGCGGTCATTGATACCGGCTCCGAAATCTCGATTGGCAATACCGCCTTGCGCGACAAGCTCATCCGCAAGGGCAAGGGCAAATTCTACACGGTTGAGGCGATCGGCGTCACTGGTGTGCATGTCCCGATGCAGATTGCGCGAATCGACGAACTGCAGCTTGGTCCGGTGACCTTGAAGGATGTTCCGATCGCCTTCGCCGACGTGCCGCCGTTCAAATTGTTCGGCCTCGCCGACCAGCCTGCGCTGCTTATCGGTACCGACCTTCTCGCAACCTTCCGCCGCGTCTCCCTCGACTTCCGGGCTCGCAAGGTCCGCTTCCAGCTGCGGCAGTGCGCCAGCGACGGAGTCGCCGTTAACACCGCGCCGGTCGACATGTTCATGCGCATTTCATCGAACCAGATGGAAGTCTGCCAGCGCTAG